One Bombus pascuorum chromosome 4, iyBomPasc1.1, whole genome shotgun sequence DNA segment encodes these proteins:
- the LOC132906202 gene encoding cyclin-dependent kinase inhibitor 1C-like, whose translation MRALVFVMLISVAFAEDKTVQKRGLLGLGYGGLGHGGGLLGGELGHGSVAVAIQEKPVAVPVPVPKPYPVAVDRPIPVKVPVAVPHPVPVAVPVPQPYPVVQTKTIAVPVEKPVPVTVPVKVPVAVPAPYPVKVPVAHPVPVAVPKPVPVVVPQPVLVKEQVPVLVKGYGLGHY comes from the exons ATGAGGGCCCTG GTATTCGTGATGCTGATCTCCGTGGCGTTCGCCGAAGACAAAACGGTCCAGAAGCGTGGTCTGCTCGGTTTGGGTTATGGTGGTTTGGGACATGGTGGTGGCCTGCTCGGTGGTGAATTGGGACATGGCAGTGTTGCGGTCGCCATTCAAGAAAAGCCTGTCGCTGTTCCAGTTCCAGTCCCAAAACCATACCCTGTCGCCGTTGATAGACCAATCCCCGTAAAG GTACCAGTTGCGGTCCCACATCCAGTCCCAGTGGCGGTTCCAGTACCCCAGCCATACCCAGTAGTGCAAACCAAGACGATCGCGGTTCCAGTCGAAAAACCAGTCCCAGTTACGGTTCCAGTCAAGGTTCCTGTAGCCGTGCCCGCCCCATACCCCGTCAAG GTACCAGTGGCTCATCCCGTTCCAGTCGCGGTTCCCAAGCCGGTTCCAGTCGTCGTTCCACAGCCAGTTCTCGTTAAAGAACAAGTCCCAGTCCTTGTTAAAGGATACGGCTTGGGACACTACTAG
- the LOC132906201 gene encoding cuticle protein 79-like, with the protein MNAKLVIIFAFLAVAFAEEQAAGETKKDKRGIYGLGYGGGSYGGYSGGYGGGYGGGIGGGIGGGVGGVSVLTREVPVPVPHPVAVPVERQVPVPVRVPVAVPVDRPYPVHVPKPYPVPVTKHVPIPVDRPVPVPVSVPVSVPVKVPVPAPYAVPVVKQIPVPIAQPTVVVEKYNNGWPSHGGYSSGYSSW; encoded by the exons ATGAACGCTAAG CTTGTCATCATCTTCGCCTTCTTGGCGGTAGCCTTCGCCGAAGAACAGGCTGCAggcgaaacaaaaaaagacAAACGAGGAATCTATGGATTGGGATATGGTGGTGGTAGTTACGGTGGTTATAGTGGTGGTTATGGCGGTGGTTACGGCGGTGGTATCGGCGGTGGTATCGGCGGTGGTGTCGGCGGTGTATCCGTCTTAACCAGGGAAGTTCCAGTTCCAGTGCCACATCCAGTCGCTGTTCCCGTTGAGAGACAAGTTCCTGTTCCAGTTAGG GTACCAGTAGCCGTCCCAGTCGATCGTCCGTATCCCGTTCACGTCCCGAAACCCTACCCAGTCCCAGTGACCAAGCACGTCCCAATCCCAGTTGACAGGCCAGTCCCTGTTCCAGTCAGCGTACCAGTCAGCGTACCAGTCAAGGTTCCAGTACCAGCTCCATATGCTGTTCCAGTCGTGAAACAGATTCCAGTGCCGATCGCACAACCTACAGTGGTCGTTGAGAAATACAACAACGGATGGCCAAGCCATGGTGGTTACTCTTCTGGCTACTCCTCCTGGTAA
- the LOC132906566 gene encoding zinc finger protein 512B-like, with product MTMWRIFLFTLTVAVARASHFSSLEGHGLVSEPKLISQSVHLKEIPTKIIKVTKTAVVKVPVPYPVKVPHHIPVPVPVNHPIAVPYTKLVKVQEHVPVEVSKPVPVPIHQQIPVVVPKAVPVPQPIPVPHPVTVNKPVFYPVPHPIPYQASSHSEGGIGGGVGGYDSEDHGGHEPESYSSYTVTQQGHDQDGQGGHFQPSQPDYNSHH from the exons ATGACAATGTGGCGAATA TTCTTATTCACTTTGACTGTGGCCGTCGCGAGAGCCTCTCATTTTTCATCCCTGGAAGGGCATGGTCTTGTCAGTGAACCAAAGCTTATCTCTCAATCGGTTCATCTGAAGGAAATACCGACGAAGATCATCAAAGTCACAAAGACTGCAGTTGTCAAAGTGCCAGTCCCTTATCCGGTCAAG GTACCCCATCATATACCTGTTCCGGTGCCAGTAAACCATCCTATCGCAGTTCCGTATACGAAGCTAGTGAAAGTCCAGGAACACGTGCCAGTCGAGGTATCCAAGCCGGTTCCGGTTCCGATTCATCAGCAAATACCGGTGGTGGTGCCAAAGGCTGTCCCGGTACCACAACCGATTCCGGTTCCTCATCCGGTAACAGTGAATAAGCCTGTCTTCTACCCAGTACCACACCCGATTCCATATCAGGCGAGTAGCCATTCCGAGGGTGGCATCGGTGGCGGAGTTGGTGGATACGATTCCGAAGATCATGGAGGCCACGAACCGGAAAGCTACAGCTCTTACACGGTGACTCAGCAAGGGCACGATCAAGATGGACAAGGAGGACACTTCCAACCCTCTCAACCTGATTATAATTCGCATCATTGA
- the LOC132906109 gene encoding mucin-2-like: MPSDCEINWREHRPSIKGRNIFGMILDSSSKHHTANMRLLLIALICLTASSALSLPKQKRNILPGDPRYGTSDHHHHENVVENARSLSDSYAQIPDTGYGPPEYEPSAPLNNAYLSPLGDVNSHSAPVLSYGVLDTVHVTQINLIEDRIIENALEAVNTYLVPEKTVPSSTVSVPVEGTATAIPPATSYGTPESNIKTTIGTGVTSQVKSTVTKVKTGVHDVSSSTVNVVKHVPVVKEVTRSTGTVQAPATVTTTIRKNIFGSGLLTETLPNTYTSYGGVLHVPRYDVSSHVPSFLYSPGFNSFDTLSTAYSRLNPVASDHQGINLDVPLPLSFKLQVSKNVPNTYSFPQSVEFPTTYHVPHSLTHSLVHHTQPLNTLYSSPSISSVESLSPAQHISSVETLSPLGSAHTVDTFTPVQSVETLSPPHLVHTVESVKSVETTPVQHTVHSIQSVPSVKTVGSLTPVEHTVHPVQSVTTVHPLESVETVTLHPLKSVEIVSPSQPVESYHTVSEVVKTSTPVVQSHVQLQKGPITDFFQNLNLSLPSFPSLPSLPSFPSSSSFFTFTTSPVSSTTVLPLVESSTPSSTLLASAYNQESIDTSLLHNDNLVKSVVTSSNEYVQPTDDKGGYIY, translated from the exons ATGCCATCGGATTGCGAAATAAACTGGAGGGAGCATCGGCCGAGTATAAAAGGTCGAAATATCTTTGGGATGATACTCGACTCTTCATCCAAACATCATACGGCTAACATGAGGCTCCTGCTCATCGCTCTG atttgCCTGACGGCTTCTTCAGCTTTGTCGTTGCCGAAGCAGAAGAGGAATATCCTACCTGGTGATCCACGTTATGGAACCAGCGATCATCATCATCATGAGAACGTAGTGGAGAACGCAAGATCCCTTAGTGACTCTTATGCCCAGATACCAGATACCGGCTATGGACCTCCTGAATATGAACCAAGTGCTCCCTTGAACAATGCGTACTTGTCACCACTCGGTGATGTCAACAGTCATTCCGCACCGGTACTGTCTTATGGAGTTCTTGATACTGTTCATGTAACTCAAATAAACTTAATAGAGGatagaataatagaaaat gCTCTTGAAGCGGTTAATACCTATTTGGTACCGGAGAAAACGGTACCAAGCTCCACGGTTTCGGTACCTGTTGAAGGA acaGCGACTGCTATACCGCCTGCAACTTCTTATGGAACTCCGGAAAGTAATATTAAG ACCACAATAGGAACTGGAGTCACTTCCCAAGTGAAATCTACAGTCACAAAGGTAAAGACCGGAGTCCATGATGTATCTTCATCAACTGTGAATGTTGTTAAACACGTACCTGTCGTAAAAG AGGTTACACGTTCTACTGGTACAGTGCAAGCCCCCGCCACGGTTACAACAACcataaggaaaaatatttttggcaGCGGTCTGCTAACTGAAACATTACCCAACACATACACCTCTTACGGAGGAGTCCTCCACGTGCCCCGCTATGACGTTTCTTCCCAtgttccttcctttctttattCGCCAGGATTCAATTCCTTTGACACTCTTTCAACTGCATACAGTAGACTTAATCCTGTAGCATCTGATCATCAGGGTATAAATTTGGATGTTCCTCTACCTCTTTCATTTAAACTCCAAGTCAGTAAAAATGTTCCAAACACCTATTCTTTTCCACAATCTGTCGAATTTCCTACAACATATCACGTTCCACACTCGCTTACACACAGCCTCGTGCATCATACACAGCCTTTAAACACCTTGTACTCCTCACCTTCTATCTCCTCCGTGGAATCGCTTTCTCCAGCACAACATATATCTTCCGTGGAAACTTTAAGTCCTCTGGGATCAGCTCACACTGTGGATACTTTCACGCCGGTGCAATCCGTGGAAACCTTGTCACCGCCGCACTTGGTGCATACCGTAGAATCCGTGAAGTCGGTGGAAACCACGCCAGTCCAACATACCGTGCACTCTATTCAATCTGTGCCATCGGTGAAAACCGTGGGATCTCTAACACCAGTTGAACATACTGTGCATCCAGTGCAATCCGTAACAACGGTACATCCTCTGGAATCCGTAGAGACCGTGACGTTGCATCCATTGAAGTCAGTGGAAATCGTGTCACCATCGCAACCAGTAGAATCTTATCATACAGTGTCTGAAGTAGTTAAAACCAGTACACCTGTGGTTCAAAGTCACGTTCAGCTACAAAAGGGACCGATAACCGATTTCTTCCAAAATCTTAACCTCTCGTTGCCCTCGTTTCCCTCGTTGCCCTCGCTACCTTCTTtcccttcttcctcttccttcttcaCCTTTACTACTTCCCCCGTAAGCTCAACAACCGTACTCCCATTAGTGGAATCATCTACCCCATCCAGCACCCTTTTGGCTAGCGCTTATAACCAGGAAAGTATCGATACTTCGTTATTACACAATGATAACCTAGTGAAGAGTGTTGTTACATCGAGTAACGAGTACGTTCAACCCACGGATGACAAAGGTggatacatttattaa
- the LOC132906199 gene encoding neprilysin-4, producing the protein MNERKDEVNSIYTIASNQNLVPIRSRHAYLKKRRHVSYLTMIILFLVMALAVVVALVFIILYATYRPAELCETENCVRIAASLKESMDTSVDPCDDFYKYVCGKWPDEHPIPDKSLTNSWFDERRERMYRKIRELLRDNTTNSDVPWAVSQAKILYSSCMDVQAKNELGLEPLFELLEELNLPSIPAGLTKKTSGYIEQIARVKKVLGKDVFFGFDIIPDPRNTSNNIMLFDTPIMTNPLPNDKELEKRLHTIRSRFRKLEDEEDVITLSKLMKAEMMYMSDVIKQIVNNGTLDTCSLKNESSFPYKEELENVIETLYDLTSTFYYISRMESNQSIWENDPTDDDYMLVDDLQKLTDEFVSEVNSTLTPKPLWRPFIELVFKDIDTLDLNKTDKILVGDLEYLKEIALMLALTEEEELESYVWWVIVDIVVPHSSDNLRKIWLDYTSAVTSVEIGESKSLLCASAVNELMGMAVSWLFVDPSFHENKGKKVFEMLDDIKQAFASMVSRTDWMDRQTKMATIEKNRKMESQIGFPDWLFDEKVLNEYYEGIDLTETEYLNNIIQIVRLMSLSELECIHDINYNNVSYWATDPTDVNAFHTYQFNHITIPAGILQFPFYELGLESLNYGAIGTVLGHELTHGFDNSGRHYDSNGNVRQWWTNETIVKYTEKTDCFIHHYNTYYEAEVEDYIDGERTLGENIADNGGLREAVVAYGRWKARHGQEPLLPGFTHLTHEQLVFLGFAHVWCESYTPKSLKWILQDSHCPGHVRLLGVLRNSKEFSEAWKCPVGSNMNPSEKCRLW; encoded by the exons ATGAACGAGCGCA aAGATGAAGTAAATTCGATTTACACGATCGCCAGCAACCAGAACCTGGTACCGATAAGATCCAGACACGCCTA CTTAAAGAAACGACGGCACGTATCGTATTTAACGATGATTATATTGTTCCTCGTGATGGCTTTAGCCGTTGTAGTGGCCCTGGTGtttattatacttt ATGCAACCTATAGACCGGCGGAGCTTTGCGAAACTGAAAATTGTGTCCGCATAG CTGCTAGTTTGAAGGAATCTATGGATACTTCTGTAGATCCTTGTGACGATTTTTATAA ATACGTATGTGGAAAATGGCCAGACGAACATCCTATACCAGATAAAAGTTTGACGAATTCATGGTTCGACGAGCGTAGAGAAAGAATGTACAGGAAAATAAGAGAACTTTTACGAGATAATACCACAAACAGTGATGTACCATGGGCAGTGTCACAGGCAAAGATATTGTACAGCAGCTGCATGGACGTGC AGGCGAAAAATGAACTGGGACTTGAGCCGTTGTTCGAGTTATTGGAGGAGCTCAATTTACCTTCGATTCCTGCGGGGCTTACGAAGAAGACAAGCGGTTATATCGAACAAATAGCCAGGGTGAAGAAAGTTCTGGGAAAAGATGTGTTTTTTGGTTTCGACATTATTCCTGATCCTCGAAACACCAGTAATAATATCATGCTGTTCGACACACCGATTATGACAAATCCGTTACccaa CGATAAGGAGCTTGAGAAACGACTGCATACGATCAGGTCACGCTTCCGGAAGCTGGAGGACGAAGAGGATGTTATAACGCTCAGTAAGCTGATGAAGGCAGAAATGATGTACATGAGCGACGTAATTAAGCAAATCGTGAATAATGGAACTCTTGATACTTGCTCCTTAAAGAATGAATCATCATTTCCCTACAAGGAAGAGCTAGAGAATGTAATCGAGACGCTTTACGATTTAACTAGCACTTTTTATTAC ATATCTCGTATGGAAAGTAATCAAAGCATCTGGGAAAATGATCCAACCGATGATGATTATATGCTGGTAGACGATCTTCAGAAGTTGACTGACGAGTTCGTGTCGGAAGTTAATTCGACACTTACGCCCAAACCATTATGGCGACCGTTCATTGAGCTAGTTTTCAAGGATATTGACACTTTAGACTTGAATAAAACAGATAAGATATTAGTAGGTGATTTGGAATACTTGAAGGAAATTGCTCTAATGCTGGCTCTTaccgaagaagaagaattag AGAGCTACGTTTGGTGGGTAATCGTAGACATAGTTGTACCTCATTCATCCGACAATTTAAGGAAAATTTGGCTAGATTATACCAGCGCAGTAACTAGTGTCGAAATCGGTGAATCAAAGTCTCTGCTTTGTGCGTCTGCGGTTAACGAATTGATGG GAATGGCGGTCTCGTGGTTGTTCGTGGATCCATCCTTTCACGAAAACAAGGGCAAGAAGGTGTTTGAAATGCTGGACGACATAAAACAAGCTTTCGCCTCGATGGTTTCGCGCACCGATTGGATGGATCGGCAGACAAAAATGGCCACGATAGAGAAAAACAGGAAAATGGAATCTCAAATTGGCTTTCCAGATTGGTTGTTCGATGAAAAAGTGCTTAACGAATATTACGAAGGC atagaTCTCACGGAAACGGAATATTTGaacaatataatacaaattgttCGGTTGATGTCCTTGTCTGAGCTGGAATGCATCcacgatattaattataacaacGTGTCAta CTGGGCGACTGATCCGACAGATGTAAATGCATTTCATACTTATCAATTTAATCATATAA CTATACCAGCGGGAATTCTTCAATTCCCTTTTTACGAACTGGGTCTCGA ATCTCTGAATTACGGTGCCATCGGAACAGTGCTCGGTCACGAGTTAACTCACGGATTCGACAACAGTGGAAGACACTACGATAGCAATGGAAACGTGAGGCAATGGTGGACCAATGAAACTATTGTAAAATACACTGAAAAAACTGACTGTTTTATACATCATTATAACACCTATTACGAAGCTgaa GTAGAAGATTATATAGACGGTGAACGTACATTGGGCGAAAATATAGCTGATAATGGAGGTCTCAGAGAGGCTGTTGTCGCTTACGGAAGATGGAAAGCCAGGCATGGTCAAGAGCCTTTACTTCCTGGATTCACTCACCTTACTCACGAGCAACTTGTTTTTCTCGGTTTCGCGCAC GTTTGGTGCGAATCTTACACACCAAAATCTTTGAAATGGATATTGCAAGATTCTCATTGTCCTGGACACGTGAGACTTCTCGGAGTTCTCAGGAATTCAAAGGAATTCAGCGAAGCATGGAAATGTCCTGTGGGATCAAACATGAATCCTTCAGAAAAATGCAGATTGTGGTAA
- the LOC132905823 gene encoding uncharacterized protein LOC132905823, translating into MKFVIVLFAVMAVASAYPGYIHAPVHAPEVHQVLQIPQQASIPAPHPQPLNIKIPHVQTVKIPYHGPKIVQPHLIGVESYVEPQIKVVKAPISHHPWD; encoded by the exons ATGAAGTTCGTT ATTGTTCTCTTCGCCGTTATGGCCGTCGCCAGTGCCTACCCTGGATACATTCATGCACCG GTTCATGCTCCGGAAGTGCACCAAGTGCTCCAGATCCCGCAACAAGCGTCGATTCCGGCCCCACACCCCCAACCCCTCAACATTAAAATCCCACATGTTCAGACTGTGAAGATCCCATACCACGGACCTAAGATCGTACAGCCACATCTCATCGGCGTTGAATCGTACGTGGAGCCCCAAATCAAAGTCGTCAAGGCTCCCATCTCCCATCACCCCTGGGACTAA
- the LOC132906200 gene encoding serine/threonine/tyrosine-interacting protein-like, with protein sequence MLSLDNNESHEDKDSANGEYGTFTRMPFYTIKEQSNEWTYTMRRDMQEIIPGLYLGPYSAAIKSQLPCLLQSGITHIICVRQDIEANFIKPNFPDKFKYLVLNIADTATENIIQHFHKVRTFIDEALNSGGRILVHGNAGISRSAALVLAYLMEKYGLSQTRAYTIVQQRRFCINPNEGFMAQLREYEPIYQAQQTSRHSLLTQRIKRTIHQMDTEKTEDKCDTMDS encoded by the exons ATGCTGTCTCTAGACAATAATGAATCTCATGAGGATAAG GACTCCGCTAATGGCGAATATGGCACATTTACAAGGATGCCTTTTTACACTATCAAAGAACAATCAAATGAATGGACGTATACAATGAGAAGGGATATGCAG GAAATAATACCTGGGTTATATCTTGGCCCATATAGTGCAGCTATCAAATCACAACTACCGTGTTTATTACAATCTGGCATAACCCATATAATATGTGTTAGGCAAGACATAGAAGCAAATTTTATAAAGCCCAATTTTCCGGATAAATTTAA GTATCTTGTTTTGAATATTGCTGATACagcaacagaaaatattattcaacatTTTCACAAGGTAAGAACATTTATTGATGAAGCTTTAAACTCTGGAGGCCGAATCTTAGTACATGGTAATGCTGGAATATCAAGATCTGCAGCATTAGTTTTAGCATACCTTATGGAAAAATATGGACTCTCCCAAAC ACGTGCATATACGATTGTACAACAAAGAAGGTTTTGTATAAATCCTAATGAAGGTTTCATGGCGCAACTGAGAGAATATGAACCAATATATCAAGCACAGCAAACATCAAGACATAGCTTATTGACACAAAGAATCAAAAGAACTATCCATCAAATGGATACTGAAAAAACAGAGGATAAATGTGATACAATGGATAGTTGA